The nucleotide sequence AAAACTACCGTTTTCAACAGCCTCTGTTAGGTCTTCGTTTGTGGCCGTTACAATTCGGATATCTACCTCTATCTCCTTGTTACTACCAACTCTTTTAATTTTTCTTTCCTGTAGGGCCCTTAACAACTGTATCTGGTTTTCATAGGAAAGGTTCCCTATTTCGTCCAAAAATAAGGTACCCCCATTGGCCGCCTCAAAATGTCCCTTTTTATCCTCCACTGCTCCAGTAAAACTTCCTTTAACATGCCCAAAAAATTCACTAGTGGCAATTTCTTTGGGAATGGCACCGCAATCTACGGCCACAAAATTGTGTTCATTGCGCTTACTATTATCGTGTATCGCCCTTGCAGTTACCTCCTTTCCTGTCCCACTTTCCCCTGTAATTAAAACGGACATGTCCGTAGGGGCCACCAGCTTTATGTACTCGTGCAATTTTTTGGAAGCCTCACTTATTCCAATAACAACCCTATCGTCCTGGGGATCAACTACCAAATTTTCGCTTTTATGGCTATCCTTTGGCGCACTATCCAATTGCCTCTCGGTCTCTTGGTTTAAGGCGCTTTTAATCTGCATTAGAATTTCCTCTGGAGTAAATGGTTTGGAGATGTAGTCGTAGGCACCTTTTTTCATAGCCTCCACGGCAGAACCAACCTCGGCATAACCGGTCATAACAATAACCTGTGTCTTTGGATTTACCTCCTTGATATCGGATAAAAGTTGAAGCCCATCATAATTGGGAAGTCGCAAATCTGTTAAAACTAGATCATAGGTGCTTGCCTTGAATTTGGTCTTGGCATCCTGGGCAGTAAAACTTTCGTCGACATCGTAACCGTTTCTAATCAAAAACTTTTGAAGCATTTGACAAAAAGCGGCGTCATCTTCAATGATAAGGAGTTTGGGCATACCTTTCTATTACAATTTACTATAGATAGTAAAAATACCATAAGAAAGTTAGTTGCCTTTAAAAATTTTCATAAAAAAAAGAGGGGGATTGTATAAAACAATCCCCTCTTACCAAACCAACTTGATACAAAACAAATAATTCAAGTTTTACTATAGTTCTATCCAGTTACCGTCTTTATCGGCATACAAAGTACCTGTAGTACCATCCTCCAAAGTTACTTCCAACTTATATTGCTCCTGTTTATTTACATAAGCTTTACTGATGGTCCCCGAAGGATAGTCAGTAGAAACAGCTGTTGCAACCGCTTCTGGTAAATCACTTGTTTCTATTTCAGAGAAGTCGTCCTGAGCTATTGCAGTCTGTGTAGTTACTTGTGCTACATCTTCACCTGCTTGAGCAAATGCGGTTAGACTTCCGAATGATAATACTGCTACAAAAAATAATTTTTTCATGATTTTCATTTTAATAGTTAAACTTGTTATACCTATTGAAAATATGATACCAAAATTCAACGAACACTTAAAATATACGTAACCACCTATATATGTGTGTGTTATGATTTGTGCACAAAAAATTGAACTGTGTATTTATGGGTATCAAACTTTTTTAATGGGTAAAAACTAAACACTATTTCTCATGTATCCTTTTTGTATGCCAGAAACAGATTCTTTATTACCTAATAATTAATTGTGCCAAATCGCCAATCAAATGACAATGCCATCAAGTTACCGCCATATTTCACCTTATAAAACACCAAAAACAAAAATTGGGATCGTTTAAACGATCCCATTATCATTGGTATGCCCAATAATATCATAATAAACACATCCTATCTTTCTATCCAATCCCCATCCTTATCGGCATATATGGTACCGCTATTGCCTTCCTTCAAAATTATATCCAACCTGAATTGTTGGAAATTGTTAACATAGGCCTTATTGATAACCGCAGAAGGATAATAGGTGTCTATTGCCTTGGTCACTGCTTCGGGCAATTCTGCAGCACCTATTTCGGAGAATTTATCTTGGTTAATGCTCATTTCCGTAACCGCCCCTGTTGCTGCTTTGTTCTCTTGAGCACAGGCGGTTAAACTTGTTATTGATAATGCAATTCCAAAAAATAGCTTTCTCATGATTCTTATTTTAATAATTATTACCATTACCAATGGAAAAACGATACCGAAATCAACAAAAAACCTTCATTACCCTGACTTTCAATAACTTAAAGTAGTTTTGCTATTACACAAAGACTGTGTAATAATGGGTATTAAGGGATTCAATTGTGTTAAAATTACACACCATAACCTCAGATAGGGGAACAATGACAACTTGAAAACCCATGAACAGGACTAAATATGGCAACGGCCAACACTATTCTACTAAGACTTAAATAATAGTTGGGTGCCACTTTCCAATAGAAACGCATAAGGGCCACCATAAGGTAGCCCTGCTAATTCAAATAACTCATATAACTCACTTTACCAATGCATTACATATCTATCCAGTTGCCTGAAGCATCGGCATATAATTCGGAATTGGTTCCATCTGAAAAAGTAACCTCCAACTTATATTCAGCCTCTTCATTTACATATGCTTTGTTTATTACGGCTCCGGCATGATCCTTCTCCAAAGCCTTTGTAATTGTGTCGGGCAATTGATCAAGATCTATTTCAGTAAATTCTTGAGCAATAATTACTTCCATAATTCCATCGTGAAATATTGGAGGTGAGGCCAAAACTGGACTTAAACTTCCCATTGCCATCGCTGTGGCAAAAACCAAGCTTTTCATATCATTTTTCATATCTCTAGTGTTTTGTGTGAATACTATTTGTTTCTCACAGCAGATAGAAGGAAAATTATGCCAACAATCAAATTTCAATAATTAAATATACAAGACATTGACAATCAGTCATTTATGCAAAATCTATTATTTATAGGGAATGTATAAATATGTATAGCACCGCAAAAAGTGTATAAAAATTATACACTTTTTGGGTACAATACCTGATATATTTGTGGGAATGGGAAATAGTCCCATATGTGGTCCATAAATCTATTTTACCTGATGAGCAGGTTTTAATAGGTCGTTGACCGTTTTTACAGGATTAAAGGTCACCAAGGGAACTTCTACAAAAATAGTATTCCAAAAGGCCATGGCACCGTTCCATAGACCTGGCAATTCCAAAGCCTTTAGATCTTTTCCTTCTTTTGTTTTTTGGGTGATAAAACCTTGTTTGGCATCTACATAATTGAGCAAATTAAATTTCTCTCCCTTATAATTTCTTACCCCGCAGACCAAATCTACCGGGTTAAAGTGGGTAGAGTTCTTTAAGATATCGACCTGTGCCGGATTATCCATATCTACTTGTGCAGATTCTATAATTTGAAGTGAAATATGACCGTGGGCATCCCTTATCCAAAACGGACCGCCTCCAGGTTCGCCTTCATTCTTGACCATTCCACATATACGAATGGGACGGCTTATCTTATCCTTTAAAATTTCTATTTGCTGTCCTATACTAAAACCCCCAAATTTATCTGAGAATCGGACATTTAAATCCTTTTCCAAAAACGATTTTATAGTTTCCAATATTTCAGAAGTTAGATTATCCCCGTCCAATAGCTTGGCATATTCAAACGCCTTGCTTTGTAATTCCAACAACAGTCCGGCCAATATCTTTTTGCTTTTGGCAACATCGTCAGAAAATCTTGGAACCACCACATTATCAATATTCTTTATAAAAATAATGTCCGCATCCTGCTCGTTCAGGTTCTCTATCAAGGAACCGTGACCAGCTGGCCTGAACAACAGGGAGCCATCCGAATTTCTGAAAGGTTTGTTGTCCAAAGTTACAGCGATAGTATCCGTAGAAGGCTTCTGAAAGGAATAGTTAACCGTAAAGGAGGTTTTAGCATCCTTTGCCACACGCTCCCCGGCAGTCTTAAATTCTTTGTTGAACATTTCGCCATGCTGCTCAGAAATGGTAAAATGTAGATTTGCCTCGTTATTCACCTGGGCGTAGGCAATAGCCTCCTTTAAATGTTCCTCGAAAGGTGTGGCGGTGTGCTTGCCATAGTCATGAAAGGGCAAAAGGCCTTTTGGGTAAAATCCGAAATCCAAGCCTTCAGGCAATAACATCTCCTTTACAAAAAGGTACTTTTCCTCATCCTTGGAGCTTGTCTTACCAGCTATCCTTTTTTGAATAAGGTCATAAAAGGCAAAATTTTTATACCCATCAAAGAAGGCCTTCACATCCTTATCCTTGGTTCTGTCCAAATAGGCCTCGAATTTTTCGGCTTTGGGATCATAGGTATCCAAAAAATTGAACATTGCCTTGAACATTCGGGATGCAGCACCGGAAGCCGGTACAAATTTCAGAAGTGAAATTTTCTTCTTTGCATCCTCAAATTTTTTAATAAGCCCTTGCTCCTCAGCCTCGGAAAATTTGGAAATGCCATCGGATACTACCGCGGCCTTTTCCAATCTCACAAAAGGAATACCCTCCTTAAATGTCTCAATTTGACCAAGAACTTTTTCTTTAGAAATACCCTTCTTTTCTAATTGTTTTTTGTCTGCTTCCGTTAATTCCATTATTTTCTCAATAGTTGGTTAATGTAGTTCTGGGCCGTTATCAGCCTTGTTTTTTTATCACCCTTTAAGATAATAAAATTCCTGTTATATTTTTCCAAAGTATCCTTGAAATAAAGAAACATTCGTTCACGGTCATTTGGTTTATCCCTTAGGTCATCCTTTTCCCACGGAATGTCTATATAGGTCAGAAAATAGATATCGTAAGTGTTCTGCAATGCGTAAGTCTCCAAAACTGGATCACAATATCCCAAATAGTAGGCTTCGGAATAAACTTTGGTCTCCAAAAGATCGGTATCGCATATTAAGACTTCATTAGCCTTCTTGGTCAGGGAATTTTCCAATTTGATCTGTCCCTCAGCTATGGGCAATAAATCTTTTGGCTCACAGGTTTTCCTTTCTTTATCCCATTTGTCCTGAAGGTATTCACGTGCATATTCCGGTACCCAAACGGTATTGTAATGCTTGGCCAAATCTTGGGACAAGGTTGTCTTTCCCGTAGATTCCGGTCCAAATAACACTACTTTAATAATACTTGAGGGCTCTTGTTTAAACTTTTCTTCCATGCAAGGTATCCGAAAATGGCAATAATAGTGAACAATAAATATTGCAGAGATGTAAATATAAGTCCTTTATAAAAATATAATGGAACCGATATTACATCACCTATAATCCAATATACCCAATTTTCAAGTTTTTTCTTGGCCATGAGCCACATTCCTACAAAGAATACGGCCGTTGTAAAGGTGTCTATATAAGCTGTCCAACTATCCAACTTATCAAATACCACGTATACAAAAACAACAAATAAAATAGTAGCAACAAATAAAAAAACCGTCCATTTTTTCTCTTTGGGGGTCGTTGTAGTTATGGGAATAAAATGGGTCTCATCTACCTTTCTAGTCCATATATACCATCCGTAGACACTCATGGCGAAGTAATAGGCATTGATCAGCATATCTCCCAATAACCCAAAAACAAAAAGGATATATACAAACAGCCCCGTACTAAGGATTCCTGTAGGGAAAACCAATATATTTTCCCTCATGGAGTACCAAACACTTAAAAATCCGAAAAACACCCCTACCATTTCCAAAATTATCAAATGGGTAGAAGTATCTTGGTACTGGGCAAAAATCCATTCAAAAATGGGGCTCATAGTTACTCCGGTCAGATTTTAGAATTTTCATTTTTATCAAACCACTTTCCAACAATCCCAATGAAGATTTGTTTCCACATTCAAACCTTACTTAAACACTGAAGTTATATACGTGATCCAATAGGTTTATTTTGGTGATTTTAGCAAGGCTTTAAACAATTAATGTTGATCAAAAATAGCCTTTCCCAATAAAAATATTAGGGTTTTTCAGAAAAAATACTTCGGAATTGGTAGGATTATCGCATTTATTCCCGAACAGACAACTAACTAAATCCAAGATTATGAAGCAGTAATATTGGCTATAATAAGACTGGCTGTAAAGATTGCAGCCCACTAATTTTTAATGGCATACACACAGGTATATCCCTCAAACTCCAAAAATATAATATTGTAGTGGGAGGCCTTTCCCTTATATAGAATGGTGCCAGTAGTCTCTGAGTCGGACAAAGAAAAATCCGTAATATCTATATGGTGCAAAAAACTTAGGCCATGTTGGGCATATATCTTGTACAAGGATTCCTTTGCTCCCCAAACAATGGTAAGTTTTCTTACCAAGGCATCCGCATTTGCCACGGTTTTGTATTCCTCCAATGGGGTATACTTGTTTGCTATCCTTAGAATCTTATCACGTTGCATTTCAATGTCGATTCCTACCTCTTTGGTATCCGAAATAATAATTCCCGTAAATTCGTGTGAATGTGTAATGGAGATAAACTTGCCATCTGTCAAATGCGGTTTGCCCGCATCATCATAAAATAGATCGTGATCAACATAACCCTCTATTGCCATTAAATGTCTTATACTCAGGAACCCCCTTCTATGCAATTCCGACTTCATTCCCATCATACGTTTTTGGCAATGCGGAGTAAGCACAACCCCTTCAGAAAGTTGGGATTCCGTTTCTTCAACTTTCCAAATCAAGACTTTAGCATCGTCCCCAACTGTTATTGTTTTGTAAAGAGGCATTAGATTATTTAAGTTATTACTACCTTTGCAAATGCAAAATACAAGTATATTGTTCTATTACTAAAATAAAAATAAAAAAGGAGAAGAAATAGGCTATTCGAAGATATTCTTCATTTAAATTGTTTTTAATTTATTCTTCCGATTTATTTTCAAACGAATACGAGCAACTAACTATAACAAAAAAAGTTTATGAGTACTAAAACCATTCCTTACGTACCCTATAAAGTAAAAGACATTGGCTTGGCCAAATGGGGAAGAAAAGAAATTGAACTTGCGGAAGCCGAAATGCCCGGACTAATGTCCTTAAGGGAAGAGTACGGAAAAGAACAGCCTCTTAAAGGCGCCCGTATTGCCGGGTGTTTGCATATGACCATACAAACAGCGGTACTCATCGAGACCTTGGTTGCCCTTGGCGCAGAGGTGACTTGGAGTTCATGTAATATTTTCTCTACCCAAGATCAGGCTGCTGCTGCTATAGCCGCAGCCGGGGTTCCTGTATATGCATGGAAGGGAATGAACGAAGAAGAATTTAATTGGGCCATTGAACAGACCTTGTTTTTCGGAGAAGATCGTCAACCCTTAAACATGATCTTGGATGATGGGGGAGATCTTACCAACATGGTATTGGACAAATACCCAGAATTGGCTTCAGGTATCAAAGGCCTTTCCGAAGAGACTACCACTGGTGTTCATAGGCTTTATGAAAGGGTAAAAAAAGGAACCTTGCCAATGCCCGCCATCAATGTTAACGATTCTGTTACAAAATCCAAATTCGACAACAAATACGGTTGCAGGGAAAGTGCCGTAGATGCTATTCGCAGGGCTACGGATACAATGCTTGCGGGCAAAAGAGTTGTAGTTGCCGGATACGGTGATGTAGGAAAAGGTACAGCAGCTTCTTTTAAAGGAGCGGGTTCTATTGTTACAGTTACCGAAATTGATCCAATTTGTGCCTTACAGGCAGCTATGGACGGTTTTGAGGTAAAGAAAATGGATACAGTGGTTGGAAATGCCGATATCGTAATAACCACTACCGGAAATAAGGATATTATTCAGTCGCAGCATTTTAAAGCGATGAAAGACAAAGTAATAGTGTGTAATATTGGCCATTTCGACAATGAAATAGACATGTCATGGCTGAACAAAAATTACGGCCATACCAAGGATGAAATAAAACCACAGGTTGACAAATATACCCTTGAAGGAAAGGATATTATTGTTTTGGCAGAAGGTAGGTTGGTAAACTTGGGATGCGCTACCGGTCATCCAAGTTTTGTAATGAGCAACTCCTTCACCAACCAAACCTTGGCGCAAATGGAACTTTGGAACCATAGTGACAAATACAATAATGACGTATATATGCTTCCAAAACATTTGGACGAAAAAGTGGCCGCTTTGCACCTATCCCGATTGGGAGTGGAATTGGAAACTTTAAGACCGGAACAGGCAGAATATATTGGAGTAACCGTTGAGGGTCCTTTTAAGCCCGATTATTATAGGTACTAGACTGCCTTCTTGTTTGGAAAGATTCAAGAATCCATTATAATACAAAACCAAAATCCTTATCACTCAAACAGATAAGGATTTTGATTTTTTAATTCCTACACCAACTTAATGAACATACTCTTAACCGGAGCTACTGGAACCTTAGGTTCTAGAGTATTATTTTCGCTTTTGGAACTTCGCTTTCAAAGTATAGACAACATTTACCTCCCCGT is from Arenibacter algicola and encodes:
- a CDS encoding sigma-54-dependent transcriptional regulator: MPKLLIIEDDAAFCQMLQKFLIRNGYDVDESFTAQDAKTKFKASTYDLVLTDLRLPNYDGLQLLSDIKEVNPKTQVIVMTGYAEVGSAVEAMKKGAYDYISKPFTPEEILMQIKSALNQETERQLDSAPKDSHKSENLVVDPQDDRVVIGISEASKKLHEYIKLVAPTDMSVLITGESGTGKEVTARAIHDNSKRNEHNFVAVDCGAIPKEIATSEFFGHVKGSFTGAVEDKKGHFEAANGGTLFLDEIGNLSYENQIQLLRALQERKIKRVGSNKEIEVDIRIVTATNEDLTEAVENGSFREDLFHRINEFSVEIPSLEERFEDLPLFADFFLKKANRSLGKVVQGFSGDVKDIFKQYHWPGNLRELQNVIKRAVLLTSGDMVEKAALPKEVYKSKESNAKVDNFSKADYEKEQIVKALKQSNFNKSKAAKLLQITRKTLYNKINHYNLDL
- a CDS encoding DUF4301 family protein — translated: MELTEADKKQLEKKGISKEKVLGQIETFKEGIPFVRLEKAAVVSDGISKFSEAEEQGLIKKFEDAKKKISLLKFVPASGAASRMFKAMFNFLDTYDPKAEKFEAYLDRTKDKDVKAFFDGYKNFAFYDLIQKRIAGKTSSKDEEKYLFVKEMLLPEGLDFGFYPKGLLPFHDYGKHTATPFEEHLKEAIAYAQVNNEANLHFTISEQHGEMFNKEFKTAGERVAKDAKTSFTVNYSFQKPSTDTIAVTLDNKPFRNSDGSLLFRPAGHGSLIENLNEQDADIIFIKNIDNVVVPRFSDDVAKSKKILAGLLLELQSKAFEYAKLLDGDNLTSEILETIKSFLEKDLNVRFSDKFGGFSIGQQIEILKDKISRPIRICGMVKNEGEPGGGPFWIRDAHGHISLQIIESAQVDMDNPAQVDILKNSTHFNPVDLVCGVRNYKGEKFNLLNYVDAKQGFITQKTKEGKDLKALELPGLWNGAMAFWNTIFVEVPLVTFNPVKTVNDLLKPAHQVK
- a CDS encoding AAA family ATPase, with amino-acid sequence MEEKFKQEPSSIIKVVLFGPESTGKTTLSQDLAKHYNTVWVPEYAREYLQDKWDKERKTCEPKDLLPIAEGQIKLENSLTKKANEVLICDTDLLETKVYSEAYYLGYCDPVLETYALQNTYDIYFLTYIDIPWEKDDLRDKPNDRERMFLYFKDTLEKYNRNFIILKGDKKTRLITAQNYINQLLRK
- the pnuC gene encoding nicotinamide riboside transporter PnuC; translated protein: MSPIFEWIFAQYQDTSTHLIILEMVGVFFGFLSVWYSMRENILVFPTGILSTGLFVYILFVFGLLGDMLINAYYFAMSVYGWYIWTRKVDETHFIPITTTTPKEKKWTVFLFVATILFVVFVYVVFDKLDSWTAYIDTFTTAVFFVGMWLMAKKKLENWVYWIIGDVISVPLYFYKGLIFTSLQYLLFTIIAIFGYLAWKKSLNKSPQVLLK
- a CDS encoding 4'-phosphopantetheinyl transferase family protein: MPLYKTITVGDDAKVLIWKVEETESQLSEGVVLTPHCQKRMMGMKSELHRRGFLSIRHLMAIEGYVDHDLFYDDAGKPHLTDGKFISITHSHEFTGIIISDTKEVGIDIEMQRDKILRIANKYTPLEEYKTVANADALVRKLTIVWGAKESLYKIYAQHGLSFLHHIDITDFSLSDSETTGTILYKGKASHYNIIFLEFEGYTCVYAIKN
- the ahcY gene encoding adenosylhomocysteinase yields the protein MSTKTIPYVPYKVKDIGLAKWGRKEIELAEAEMPGLMSLREEYGKEQPLKGARIAGCLHMTIQTAVLIETLVALGAEVTWSSCNIFSTQDQAAAAIAAAGVPVYAWKGMNEEEFNWAIEQTLFFGEDRQPLNMILDDGGDLTNMVLDKYPELASGIKGLSEETTTGVHRLYERVKKGTLPMPAINVNDSVTKSKFDNKYGCRESAVDAIRRATDTMLAGKRVVVAGYGDVGKGTAASFKGAGSIVTVTEIDPICALQAAMDGFEVKKMDTVVGNADIVITTTGNKDIIQSQHFKAMKDKVIVCNIGHFDNEIDMSWLNKNYGHTKDEIKPQVDKYTLEGKDIIVLAEGRLVNLGCATGHPSFVMSNSFTNQTLAQMELWNHSDKYNNDVYMLPKHLDEKVAALHLSRLGVELETLRPEQAEYIGVTVEGPFKPDYYRY